Below is a genomic region from Anas platyrhynchos isolate ZD024472 breed Pekin duck chromosome 4, IASCAAS_PekinDuck_T2T, whole genome shotgun sequence.
TTCATTTATGTACATAGCAAAAACGTTGTAACTATTTCCATGCAACTGTACTTTTACTATCTTCAGCATGAAGGTAGTATTTAAAATGCTTATGTTCTTCCATAGCAGCTACTCATgtcttaaaaaataacttttttgaaATCCCTGTACTTAAATGCCTATAAATCTTTGTACAGTTACTTTCTGGTGTGAGATAGTGTTTATGCAAGAGTATGCATAAGATATGCAGTTGTAGCATGATAAAAAAATTGGAGCTGAATAGGTGAATTTAGTGAAGCAAATCTTTTAACCCAAATCCCAGATACATATTGGTGACCCTAAAGGTCAATGCTGTATTTAGGATGAACGCAAAATCTATGTGTATAAGTAATGCATTCAGTGCTTTCTTAAAAattcataaataaattaatattaaaatagttttgtcACAGCTGTTCCTAAGTAAGCTTttgtataaaataaatctaataaaaaaataatctccttgCCAAATGGTGTGTTCCTAGACATCACTGAATTATTTATGAAGCATAATTTTCTGCAAACAAATTAGTATCAAAGCATGCCCAGGTTACTTCcatctacatttttattttcattcaccAAAAAATGTAATTGTGACACTAACTAGAATGTAATTTATAGATATTTATAGATTATAAACCAACACACTTGATAAGATATCATAAGTTTCAAATGTTATAGAAACAATCATACAGTTTAAGATGTTGGAAGAACTAATATTTTACCTCCACTCAGAAGCAACCAAAGTACTTGCTATCACAGACCACACAAATAAACAATGGCATGAATATTACCAGAAGAAAACATTGATATTACCGTCAAACGTTAAAGGGTAATTGCATTTTTCCATGATATTTGCCCCAGATTATCCTTGGAGTTGCTTTATGCTGCAATAACATGATCCTTGCAAGTCTGATGTTGATGTATGGTCTTAATCACATTATGTCTAAAGTAAATTGTATATGAGCAGAACAGAGCACAGAATTATATTTGGAAAATCATGATCATTGTCGTATTTTGGATGTTCAAAAAACTATAGGACTGTATTACAATGTCTGAATTATGTGAGGAAGTAAACATGCTGAgcaatttaatttgaaaattccAGGGAATTGGATTTTCTGGTTCACTGAAAATCTTCTGTTGGGAACTGGTTTTAATTCATGTGTTGTAGCAAGCCTAAAATGTACAAAATTCCATTGCTGTAGCAGTTTCAGATTTCTGTCTACCACATGAGGCTGTGGACATTACTTCCCCACACAAATTTGCTGTCAGAAATAATCTCTGAGATGTGAAACGTAGCCACTGCACCTTCTGATACAGGTGTTTCCTAAATGAGTGGTTGAGACCTAATCCTATTTTCTAAAATCACATTAAATCTGTGGGTTTTTAATATAACATAAGTGaatcttagattttttttattattattttttacagcaATTTTGGGGAAATtgagttttcagaaaaataagactttaaaaaattatcATAAAGAACAGAGATCAGCATTGATTGCCAAAAGTGAaaagtttcttttaaatctgtaaAGCAACCGACCAGTTTTGGTCTCTGAAACTTTAAACTATGGTGCTTTAGAACAGGAACTTGTTGTTTTGGAGCCTGAGGCTCTCAGTCCCAGTCCTGTCCAGTTTGGTAGGCTGTATCTCTATAATCCCAGTTATGCATTCCCCAAGTTGTATAGAAGGCTTTGTATCTGCCACATTATGGGATTGCTACCATTTCTGTAAGGAAgtgataaaaatgtaattttagacACTGCTGAATTGACTCAGAGCATCAcagatcaaattaaaaaaaaaaaaaaaaaaaaaaaaaaagttaagataaTCCAAAAGTGAAACACTTACAATTTTCTGAATGGaaacaagttttttgtttttgttttaaattcgtttttttttttttttttttttttttttttctttctgtgaataatttcattttaattgaattGGGTTTTCtataggaaacaaacaaacaaacccaacttGTAAATAGAGGTTTAGTAAAGGAATTTCATAGTCACAGCACTTAACATCAAGCATGTGAGTTACAGATTTTTGAATATAAAACAGTTTCCTAGAGATCCTTTGCATGTTTTTCTCTCAGTGATCCTCATAATTCTTAAGGTTTTCTGCATTCATATTTCTCAAAACCCTTTCCACATTTCCAGTGGTACTTACATTTGGGTAGGGATGTTTCCTAATCCTGTACTGAGCAGCAAAACTCTGGTACAGCTGTCTGTCTGCCATGTAATCCACTAGGAAAATCCCACCTTTTTGCTGCCATGCTTACTGTTCAGCAATGCATATTCTTCCCTGGAAAGCCCACAGTCCTGTGAGATGAGAGAAAGCGAGGTTTAATGGTACTGAATGGCTTTCTTGGTAAAGATCTTTTGAGAGTAAAGATCTTTTGAGAGGAGAGTAATACCCTCCCTTACAGGACAGCATTAAAGGTTTTCATTTAGTTTAACATGCCTTTTACATACCTACAACCAACGCTAGGCAGCTCTTGAGCCTGTTTGCTCATGTGGAGCAGGTAATGCAAAGCGGAGTGACCATTGATAGACCACTGTCACAGCACTATCACTGGATTCATGAGTCCCAGTACAAATTCCTTGGTGAAAGGGGAACAGCAGGGAATTGCCATTAGCTGACCCTGAAAGCTGCAGCAGTGGTTTTAGACTAGTTACCCAGATGCACCATGCCTTGCCAGGAGGGTAGAGTAAGCAGTTTTCTTCTGATGCTGACTTATCTCCATGAAAGATCGCTGCCCAAAACACCCCCTTCAGCTGGAAGAATTGGGTCTCAagagcctgctctgctccaggttGTGATGGTCAGATCAAAAACATTTGGGGGAAAATCTTGTGACTTTCCTAAGGGAAAGATCACAGCCTAGCTTTTCTCTTACCTACACACGCTATGTTTTACATTTCAATGTATTACATTTTATGAGTTTATGATATTCTAATGTGGTGTTAATAAAGCAAAGGTAACTGACTGTGGTGCTggatttcagattttatttctgtattctgcCCAAAATCCCTCACTGAACTGTTTCTGAGGCAAGTCCGCTACGATGTGAGCACAGATGGCTGTTGAAACTGTCAGATTGCAGCTGAGTACTGGCGCAATCAAAGGCTGCGTTCCTGCCTCTACATAAGGATTTATGAACATATTATCCCAATTACTCATAATGAGCGGTAGAtgcaaaatttccttttcagagaTGCAAAGGTAACACCAGAATTGGAAGCTCAGCCAGAAAACTGCGATAGCGCTACGTCGACACATGAGCCTGATTATTTGTGCTCATAAATACAGATTTCATGTTGGAGTCCCAGAAGTTTTTTACTCTTAAATTTCTTTCATGCTGAAAAAATAGTTCAAGGTTAAGTCAAGTAAAAATACATGATTCATACAATAAAGCCTTACTCTAATGTGGAGGACAGCTAAAATAGCACTCGTTAATAATGAATACTATTTGGTTTTTGTCATTTGCTAGGATTGCATTAATGTGCTCCAGCTGCAGTAATTTGATACTGAAACTCAACTAACAGTAAAATTGGTTATAATTAAGTTTCACGATTGAGTATCAGAGAGCAGGAAGGGTGTGGTTGGACAAACCAGCAGCATTTCTCTGTAGTTTCACTGCAAGGTTTCAATGTCACTGACAAGAAAGTTTTCATCCTCATTATAGTTTTTTTTGCAGCATGATCACCCCAGTGTATGGCAACTGCACAATTCCAGGGCTGTGTTACCCTTTCCAAACATGAGCAGTTTTATCTTCTCTTTAAGTACAATGGAATCTGAACAACTCTGAAACAGGAATGAGACTAGAGATGACCCCAAATGCAAGTTGGTACTGGAAGATATTCCATGTAGTTCAGCAATAAAATCCAGCATGTAGGCTAGAGGAATattctctgctttctttctctcacaTTCACTATGCTGCTGTAATTCTCAGGAAAGAAAGTGCATTTCATTGTATGATGGTTAAAGGATATGTTACATGATACATAAACACTCATACTTGTCTATGTCCTTTGAGATGGTTTTGCTGATATGATactctttgtttttcagctaaCACTATTATTGTATCGTGCATGGATACCTGTTCATTAAGTAACACCACTTTTCCACTTTGCACTTTTAATAATTCTTGCAAAAGATCACTgaaacaaagaagagaaaaccaGACTATCTTGCTGAAGACCATTGTAAATCATTCCAGTTTCCAAAATAATCCATGTATTTGCCAATCATCTAGTAGGGAACAACAATCACATACTAAATACTTGGAATGCGAATCCAACAGAGATGTGGATGTTGATCATCAAGGATCAGGAGTGATAACTAAAAAAAGTAagtaggaaaagcaaaatacttcATTTGGAAGTAGTTAATtacaacatgcatttttttgtttgtttgtttttggtattCGAAAGACAATGATAACACGGTGCTGGTTCTCTATGGGCTTTGCAAGTtctatgaacattttttttttgttcttaatagcttttttttgttttggtttttttttttttttttttttgctttgctgcgAAATGCAGAGTTTATGCCAGATTCTCAGCAGAAAAACATAGGTAGCAAAATGCCAATTTGTTCTCTTTGAGGATCTTATGTAAAACCATGTGTGTGAGGGGGGGTTCATTATCTTCAGGGGGATCTGTATTGATCTGCAAGCCGGGTGCTGTGAGAAAAGAGTGCCTTATCCAGCAGCCACCTGGAATGTTTCTGTTGCAAATCTGACCTCTGTCATCCGTTTTTTATGAGCACTCTTATATCTCTCTTTATTCTTTAACTCTTGCTGggttttccaaaatatttcatttatttataaagagGTGTATTTTTGATGGGTTTTCTTGaagaatttgcttttaaaagtcaTTGTGGAACTCTGCTTGTTGATGGCTGATATGATGAAAGCAAGTATCTGAACTAAATCAAATATGTTAACAGTCTAGGTGGCAGCTacacaagaaataaaagaactaaaataacaatttttctgCTTATTGCCTGTGGTATCTGCAACTGTTTAGCATCAAAAATGACTTTACCTGTTCTATGGAAGGCAGTATGGAGTAAGGACTGGCCCAGCAATATGAAGAAGAGTTCAGcaacatccacagcttttcagaGCAGTAGCAGCATATTCCTTCTGTGCCTTATGTGCCTTATCTGGAAATCTGGGCGAGAGGATGCTTCTGAATTTTGCTTTCCTAACATTGTCAGCAACAGGGGCAAGAGGCCAAGCCCTGGACATAAGAAATGCAGTTCTTTCCAAACTGCATCACTTTAGTAAAAAGTAGCTGTCTTTCCAAGCGTGGAAAATACCAAAGCAAAAAGTATGTGGACAATCTCTGTTCTCATTTATACCTATATGACTAACACAACTGACACAGTCTCACCCACATGTATTTGTTAACATTCTGCGAGTCTCACAGCTTGTGGTTTGAAACGGAACAAAACCCTTCTGCAAGTGATAGCACAGAGGCTAGATGTGCACTTCAGATGTCTAGCATCATACagcttttcctgttgtttttcttcatagcCCAGTTTTTATCTGTGTTAGCTTTGACAACAGCTGACAAAGCAACAAAAGTCTTAAAAGCTTTGAAGCTGGtagtaaagcaaaaaaaaaggctataatttgctaaggaaaaatattttgtgtagaTATTCAATACTCCTCAGATCTGTTCAGaatgattttacattttatCCTTTTGTCCATTTTTATCATAGTCAGTAACGTAAAAAATTACTATTTGTTTTCACAAACGaggcagaaaaaatatttatcactCCTTCTAagagttgtctttttttgtctgtcattatataacagtttttgttttaatttgtagttccaaaagaaaaaggctCATTGGAAGAACAGTCAGaagatattatttatttttacaaatattttaatttcactaTGCTTCGTGCAAATGAAGAAGTAGAGGATAGTATCTTCTATATGCTGGAAATCCGCATCACCAACTCTACAGTCAGAGGAAGAAATGCAGCTGAGGAATACCTAAATCACTCCTGTCTAGCGGCAATGATCGACGACCAAAATGACTGCATAAATATTTCACTGCAACTGGAGTCTTACGTGGAATGTAAGTTACAAAGGAGAGTCAGAAGGGAAATCAAACTTGGAAACAATTTGAATGTTTGAGAAAATCTCCAGTAGGCAGTTCTCTGCTCGCAGAAACCACTTGAAAgtatttcacagcaaaacaaTGCAATTTTGATCATCCCATAGAAAAAGACCATCCTTAATAGTCATCTGACAGTTATAGTcaactgttttgctttgcttttattttccctagAAGCTAGACAGCAAAACAAGTGTCTGTACAtttggtttgccttttttttttttttctccacttaatAATGACAGACTTACCAAATGCATGTTTGAAAAAATctagaattattattttattttttttctcttccctcccccctaATGGCATACCCTGCTATCTTGGAGGTAAATTAAACAATTTCAGTTAACTTCGCAGCTAGAAGAACCAGAAGACGGGTTTGacttttcctaatgtccagctGCAATATCCTATGTTCAGCCTGacttaaaagagaaatattcaACTGAGATAGGCTTAGTTTTCCCAGAGGACAAACCATCAGCTTTTCAAGTTTCACTTTGTGCTGCAGAAGATTGCCTGACCACAATCAGGGCTTCCAGTACATATATGCAACACTTCCCATCAGGGAATCGGTGAATTACATGTATATTACATTCATTTAGTTTTATATGGCAAGTACATTTTATGCTGTAACTTTGATGGAAAAGAATAAATGGTTTTGAGTTGGCTAAGGCAGTGTAAAATAATTCCAGGGAAAATCCTCTCGAAGAGAGGGCAGATTATgtcttggtttttgtttgtttgtttatttgtttgtttttaataagtaGGCCTTTTTAATAGGCCTATTTATAATAGGTCTATTTACTTATTAAGTAGACCTATGATACTAGTAtagtttttaactttttcagaCATGGAGAGACAGatacagatgaaaatgaaactaAATTCTGGTTGGAAAACTCAGTTGCAAACAACAAAGAAGGCTGAAAGAGAAAGGCGCAACcttatgttttgtttaaattttcatCTGTGGGGATAGgcatagttaaaaaaaatatcaagacaaattattctgcttttttttttttggtcagtgttttcctgctttatttAATCTCTCCTAATTTTTCTGGACAGATCCAATGTGCATGGCGAAGATCATTTGGCTCAGTATGATTCTAGTCATTATCGTGTTTACTATTTCAATTGTCATCTACAAAATTGTTTATGAAAATGGACAAAACTGTAAGTAACAAAAAGTTAATCTACATGAATTTAAGTTTCTACACAATGAAAAATCTACTATAAGGAAGCTGTTGATTATTAATGTGGTTCAGACAACAGTATTTTAATTGTAATATGATAGGAGTTTCTTAGAGAGGAACTGGAATACTCAGATGATTGATGCTATCCCTTTCACCTTGAAATTGTGGATGCAAATCCAGCTTGTTGGTGGtaaatgatgtatttttttttgacagatgCTTGGTGGCCTATGATCCTTAGTCCAATGAACTTCTGGTTTCAGAGTCATTTCAGTAG
It encodes:
- the TMEM156 gene encoding transmembrane protein 156, whose translation is MRKRKWVDVILHKACTKLKAKPGSYHHYARWARFSGMCLILRKSELFRLVLGVLTMFILCLPEFFKIHEANTIIVSCMDTCSLSNTTFPLCTFNNSCKRSLKQRRENQTILLKTIVNHSSFQNNPCICQSSSREQQSHTKYLECESNRDVDVDHQGSGVITKKIPKEKGSLEEQSEDIIYFYKYFNFTMLRANEEVEDSIFYMLEIRITNSTVRGRNAAEEYLNHSCLAAMIDDQNDCINISLQLESYVEYPMCMAKIIWLSMILVIIVFTISIVIYKIVYENGQNYCKHRGAAAVYTIQSKKDSRHATTTISPTKIHLFPVKTNKQQVPLSTQARKILPIIPEQEHGHLSASAVEV